One Kribbella sp. NBC_00662 genomic region harbors:
- a CDS encoding aldo/keto reductase family oxidoreductase encodes METVELTKAGMSVSRVVLGLMRIKNLSDGEIRKLIGTARDAGVTMFDHADIYGGSHGCEQRYGDAQPVPASERGQVVIQSKVGIRSGYFDFSREHIVSSVEQSLAALRTDHLDVLLLHRPDTLMEPDEVAAAFDELHSAGKVAAFGVSNHTPGQIELLARSVRQPLVANQLQFSLANAALVAQGLAANIMGLDQSVDRDLGILDYSRLNNMTIQTWGSVQKPPPGGVFLGDRENYGPLNDALDELAAKYSVTPDAIAIAWIARHPANMQIVIGTTNPARVTESAAGAAIRLTREEWYHLFTAAGHTLP; translated from the coding sequence ATGGAGACCGTTGAGTTGACCAAAGCCGGGATGTCCGTGTCGCGGGTCGTGCTGGGGCTGATGCGGATCAAGAACCTCAGCGACGGCGAGATCCGGAAACTGATCGGCACCGCGCGCGACGCCGGCGTGACGATGTTCGACCACGCCGACATCTACGGCGGTTCCCACGGCTGCGAGCAGCGGTACGGCGACGCGCAACCGGTGCCCGCGTCCGAGCGGGGCCAGGTCGTGATCCAGTCGAAGGTCGGCATCCGGTCGGGGTACTTCGACTTCTCCCGTGAGCACATCGTGTCGAGCGTCGAGCAGTCGCTGGCCGCGCTCCGGACCGACCACCTCGACGTACTGCTGCTGCACCGCCCGGACACCCTGATGGAGCCCGACGAGGTCGCCGCGGCCTTCGACGAGCTGCACTCCGCCGGCAAGGTCGCGGCGTTCGGCGTCTCGAACCACACGCCCGGCCAGATCGAGCTCCTCGCCAGGTCCGTCCGTCAGCCGCTGGTCGCCAACCAGCTCCAGTTCAGCCTCGCGAACGCCGCCCTGGTCGCCCAGGGCCTCGCCGCGAACATCATGGGCCTCGACCAGTCCGTCGACCGCGACCTGGGCATCCTCGACTACAGCCGCCTGAACAACATGACGATCCAGACCTGGGGCTCCGTCCAGAAGCCGCCGCCCGGCGGCGTCTTCCTCGGCGACCGCGAGAACTACGGCCCGCTGAACGACGCCTTGGACGAGCTGGCCGCGAAGTACTCCGTGACCCCCGATGCAATCGCCATCGCCTGGATCGCGCGGCACCCCGCCAACATGCAGATCGTCATCGGCACCACCAATCCGGCCCGCGTCACCGAGTCCGCGGCCGGCGCAGCCATCCGCCTCACCCGCGAGGAGTGGTACCACCTCTTCACGGCGGCCGGCCACACGCTCCCTTAG
- a CDS encoding acyl-CoA desaturase has protein sequence MTSTADPVASPPGEFQPVGGKLERALIWVFIVVPTLALLPGIFFAWGGWIGWRDVVLLVVFYMLTTTGIGVGYHRGFTHSAFKSTRGLKIALAIAGSMALEGPVIRWVADHRKHHKYSDRDGDPHSPWRYGTSAWAVTKGFVFAHVGWVLWGQERADPKRYAPDLLNDRDMASVSRHFRPLAVLSLLAPALIGGLWDRSWHGAATGFFWGTLVRVALMHHVTFSINSICHVTGRTPFAARDRSGNVWWLALLSQGESWHNLHHADPTCARHGVLRGQVDINAWLIKRFERLGWVYDVKWPDEERLKRKRTALA, from the coding sequence GTGACTTCAACCGCAGATCCAGTCGCTTCGCCCCCGGGTGAGTTCCAGCCCGTCGGTGGCAAGCTCGAGCGTGCGCTCATCTGGGTGTTCATCGTGGTACCCACCCTGGCGCTGCTGCCGGGGATCTTCTTCGCCTGGGGCGGCTGGATCGGCTGGCGGGACGTCGTACTGCTGGTCGTGTTCTACATGCTCACCACCACCGGCATCGGCGTCGGCTATCACCGGGGCTTCACGCACAGCGCTTTCAAGAGCACGCGCGGCCTCAAGATCGCGCTCGCGATCGCCGGCAGCATGGCACTCGAAGGTCCCGTGATCCGCTGGGTGGCCGACCACCGCAAGCACCACAAGTACTCCGACCGGGACGGCGACCCGCATTCGCCGTGGCGGTACGGCACCAGCGCCTGGGCCGTGACCAAGGGGTTCGTCTTCGCCCATGTCGGATGGGTGCTGTGGGGACAGGAGCGCGCCGACCCGAAGCGCTATGCGCCGGATCTCCTGAACGATCGCGACATGGCATCGGTCTCGAGGCACTTCCGTCCGCTGGCGGTGCTATCTCTGCTGGCCCCCGCGCTCATCGGCGGGTTGTGGGACCGGTCGTGGCACGGTGCCGCGACCGGATTCTTCTGGGGCACGCTGGTCCGCGTCGCTCTGATGCACCACGTCACGTTCTCGATCAACTCCATCTGCCATGTCACCGGACGTACGCCGTTCGCCGCCCGCGATCGGTCCGGGAACGTGTGGTGGCTCGCATTGCTGAGCCAGGGCGAGTCGTGGCACAACCTCCACCACGCCGACCCGACCTGCGCACGTCACGGTGTGCTCAGGGGACAGGTCGACATCAACGCCTGGCTGATCAAACGCTTCGAACGGCTCGGCTGGGTGTACGACGTGAAATGGCCGGACGAGGAGCGTTTGAAGAGGAAGCGCACAGCCCTCGCGTGA
- a CDS encoding GAF and ANTAR domain-containing protein yields MSARDADRSAAALATLTGDLYMAPDLDTLLEQTLRFVSVALTCDCAAIVLWPGHGVSRWRVAGSDSRATRAGYIRYEHGEGMKTVRSRPVMVGDTAVEVSTELGLHSVMSSVIRARHHDIGVLDVYARERSAFRQADQALAGALATHIAIAISTVTTAETLIRAIDAHTAIGQAVGILMERFDIGSDQALVLLRRHSQDHNVKLRTVAADLVSAQRHSTRSSHRAAQLPG; encoded by the coding sequence ATGAGCGCCCGGGACGCGGACCGGTCCGCGGCCGCGCTGGCCACGCTGACCGGCGATCTCTACATGGCGCCGGATCTGGACACGCTGCTGGAGCAGACGTTGCGGTTCGTGTCCGTCGCCCTCACCTGTGACTGCGCTGCCATCGTGCTGTGGCCGGGCCACGGCGTGAGCCGATGGCGGGTCGCCGGGTCGGACTCGCGGGCGACCAGAGCGGGGTACATCCGGTACGAGCACGGCGAGGGCATGAAGACAGTTCGCTCCCGGCCGGTGATGGTCGGTGACACCGCCGTGGAGGTTTCGACGGAGCTGGGGCTTCACAGCGTGATGAGCAGCGTCATCCGGGCTCGGCATCACGACATCGGGGTACTCGACGTCTATGCCCGCGAGCGGAGTGCGTTCCGCCAGGCGGACCAGGCGCTTGCAGGGGCACTGGCCACGCATATCGCGATCGCGATCAGCACGGTGACGACGGCCGAGACGCTCATCCGCGCGATCGATGCCCACACCGCGATCGGCCAGGCGGTCGGCATCTTGATGGAGCGTTTCGACATCGGATCCGATCAGGCATTGGTGTTGCTGCGGCGCCATTCGCAGGACCACAACGTCAAGTTGCGCACCGTTGCGGCGGACCTGGTCTCGGCGCAGCGGCACTCCACGCGATCGTCGCACCGGGCAGCTCAGCTGCCGGGCTGA
- a CDS encoding GAF and ANTAR domain-containing protein, with translation MRQILLEVLTDPPGRTSTAAQVMQRLVTAALTAVHVDGASVALMTAAGHAGLLVATDGPSAELENLQHSLGEGPCLDASRAGRPVLEPDLGRSGMSHWPGFTSSATAAGIAAVFAFPLQVGVIRLGVLDLYRTITGSLEPLQLAEAIDFAAAATTVLLDLQHSAPLGELHPLLAVAADGHREVHQATGMISVQAAVGLTEALLLLRARAYAAERPLLEVAKDVLNRRLTFYPEDDHDE, from the coding sequence GTGCGTCAGATCCTTCTCGAGGTGCTGACCGATCCGCCCGGCCGGACCAGCACGGCCGCGCAGGTGATGCAGCGACTGGTCACCGCGGCGCTCACGGCGGTGCACGTCGACGGCGCGAGCGTTGCCCTGATGACGGCGGCCGGTCACGCCGGCCTGCTGGTCGCGACCGACGGCCCGTCAGCGGAACTGGAGAACCTGCAGCACTCCCTGGGAGAAGGTCCGTGCCTGGACGCGTCACGAGCGGGCAGGCCGGTGCTCGAACCGGACCTGGGCCGCAGCGGTATGTCGCACTGGCCGGGATTCACGTCGTCGGCGACCGCTGCCGGAATCGCCGCCGTGTTCGCGTTCCCGCTCCAGGTGGGCGTGATCCGGTTGGGAGTACTCGACCTCTACCGCACGATCACCGGATCGTTGGAGCCTCTCCAGCTGGCCGAGGCGATCGACTTCGCCGCCGCCGCGACGACAGTCCTTCTCGACCTGCAACACAGCGCACCTCTCGGTGAGCTGCACCCGCTCCTGGCCGTCGCCGCCGACGGGCATCGCGAGGTTCATCAGGCCACCGGGATGATCTCGGTCCAGGCCGCGGTCGGACTGACCGAGGCCCTGCTGCTCCTGCGCGCCCGTGCCTACGCCGCGGAGCGCCCGCTGCTCGAGGTCGCGAAGGACGTTCTGAACCGGCGACTCACCTTTTACCCCGAGGACGATCATGATGAGTAG
- a CDS encoding GAF and ANTAR domain-containing protein, which produces MTREQRLGRVFVELADSLVDDFDVIDLLHLLCDRSVELLQADASGLILADQRGLLHVMASTTEEARLLELFVLQNDEGPCLDCYTSGQQIANIDLDEVGQRWPSFYAAATAAGYRSTHALPLRLRGETIGAINLFCERRTRLSPEDLDLGQALCDIATVALLQERAIRSSEILAEQLQGALNSRIVIEQAKGVLAARADIPLDAAFALMRHYARQNHLRLGSVATDVTTGAVTPADLQPTSNS; this is translated from the coding sequence ATGACCAGGGAGCAACGCCTCGGGCGAGTCTTCGTCGAACTCGCCGACAGCCTCGTCGACGACTTCGATGTCATCGACCTTCTCCATCTGCTGTGCGATCGCAGCGTCGAGCTGCTCCAGGCAGATGCGTCCGGGCTGATCCTGGCCGATCAGCGCGGTCTGCTGCACGTGATGGCATCCACGACCGAGGAGGCCCGGCTGCTCGAGCTGTTCGTCCTGCAGAACGACGAGGGCCCGTGTCTGGACTGCTACACCAGCGGGCAGCAGATTGCGAACATCGACCTCGACGAGGTCGGTCAGCGATGGCCCAGCTTCTACGCCGCGGCGACCGCGGCCGGCTACCGGTCGACCCACGCGCTGCCGTTACGGCTGCGCGGAGAGACGATCGGTGCGATCAACCTGTTCTGCGAGCGACGGACGAGGTTGAGTCCGGAAGATCTCGACCTCGGCCAGGCCCTGTGCGACATTGCGACCGTGGCACTGCTGCAGGAGCGCGCTATCCGCTCCAGTGAGATCCTGGCCGAACAGCTGCAGGGCGCGCTGAACAGCCGGATCGTGATCGAACAGGCGAAGGGTGTCCTGGCTGCACGAGCGGACATCCCTCTGGACGCCGCCTTCGCGCTGATGCGGCACTACGCGCGCCAGAACCACCTGCGTCTCGGCTCGGTCGCGACAGACGTCACCACAGGCGCTGTCACTCCTGCCGATCTCCAACCCACGAGCAACTCCTGA
- a CDS encoding catalase, whose translation MPPKPKASRAPRRSSAAPAAPAQQPDERPVEAAEGKLQTSSLLTTAQGVRLSDTDHSLKAGPRGPSLMDDFHLREKITHFDHERIPERVVHARGAAAHGTFTAYGNAGSVTKAGFLQGGRETPVFVRFSTVLGSRGSADTVRDVRGFATKFYTGEGNFDLVGNNMPVFFIQDGIKFPDIIHAGKPHPDREIPQAQTAHDTFWDFVSLHTEATHHVMWAMSDRGIPRSYRTMEGFGVHTFRLVNAKDETCLVKFHWKPVAGIHSLVWEEAQIAAGADPDFHRRDLADGIEAGAPLEFELGLQIMPDSDDQTFEGIDLLDPTKIVPEELCEVQLVGKLTLDRNPTNYFAETEQVAFHTGNLVPGIEVTDDPLMQARLFSYLDTQLTRLGGPNFTQLPINCPHAGVNDNLRDGMHQTAVHRGVAPYLPNSLGQEGEPVPAEPDEGAFVHVPREVSGPKVRANPASFADHFSQAALFWASMTAIERAHIVEAFTFELSKCYEQPIRERMLGVLANVATDLCTAVAAGLELPAPSGTPTADPVPSPALSQIVDAPGPIAGRVIGVIASDGADLAGISKLRRAVEAKGAVLRIVAPSGGTIKHGRSTQPVERTFLTTRSIEYDAVVVAAGNPTLVDGRLTVLLGELFRHCKVIAAWGDGADVLTAAGIDTTAPGIVVGETVAKPYTTELITAVGLHRAWDRSGLTTAS comes from the coding sequence ATGCCCCCGAAACCCAAAGCTTCCCGCGCACCGCGCCGATCGAGCGCAGCGCCGGCAGCACCCGCACAGCAGCCGGACGAGCGTCCGGTCGAGGCGGCCGAGGGCAAGCTCCAGACCAGTTCGCTGCTCACCACGGCACAGGGCGTGCGACTCTCTGACACCGACCATTCGCTGAAGGCCGGCCCGCGCGGTCCGAGCCTGATGGACGACTTCCATCTGCGCGAGAAGATCACGCACTTCGACCACGAGCGGATCCCGGAGCGGGTCGTGCACGCACGCGGCGCGGCTGCTCACGGAACGTTCACGGCGTACGGGAATGCCGGCTCCGTCACCAAGGCCGGATTCCTGCAGGGCGGCCGGGAGACACCGGTGTTCGTCCGGTTCTCTACCGTGCTCGGCTCCCGCGGCTCGGCCGACACCGTCCGCGACGTCCGTGGATTCGCGACGAAGTTCTACACCGGCGAGGGGAACTTCGACCTGGTCGGCAACAACATGCCGGTCTTCTTCATCCAGGACGGGATCAAGTTCCCCGACATCATCCACGCCGGCAAGCCGCACCCGGACCGCGAGATCCCGCAGGCGCAGACCGCCCACGACACCTTCTGGGACTTCGTCTCGTTGCATACCGAGGCGACCCATCACGTGATGTGGGCGATGTCCGACCGCGGTATCCCTCGCTCCTACCGGACGATGGAAGGCTTCGGCGTCCACACGTTCCGGCTGGTGAACGCCAAGGACGAGACGTGCCTGGTCAAGTTCCACTGGAAGCCGGTCGCCGGGATCCACTCGCTGGTCTGGGAAGAAGCCCAGATCGCCGCCGGCGCCGATCCCGACTTCCATCGGCGGGACCTTGCCGACGGCATCGAGGCCGGCGCACCGCTGGAGTTCGAGCTGGGTCTGCAGATCATGCCCGACTCCGACGACCAGACCTTCGAGGGTATCGATCTGCTCGACCCGACCAAGATCGTTCCCGAGGAGCTCTGCGAGGTCCAGCTGGTCGGCAAGCTCACGCTGGACCGCAACCCGACCAACTACTTCGCCGAGACCGAGCAGGTCGCGTTCCACACCGGCAATCTGGTGCCCGGGATCGAGGTCACCGACGACCCGCTGATGCAGGCCCGGCTGTTCTCCTACCTCGACACCCAGCTGACCCGTCTGGGCGGCCCGAACTTCACCCAGTTGCCGATCAACTGCCCGCACGCCGGGGTCAACGACAACCTCCGCGACGGCATGCACCAGACCGCAGTACACCGCGGGGTGGCGCCGTACCTGCCGAACAGCCTCGGTCAGGAAGGCGAGCCGGTGCCCGCCGAGCCCGACGAGGGCGCTTTCGTGCACGTCCCGCGTGAGGTCAGCGGGCCGAAGGTACGGGCGAACCCGGCGTCGTTCGCCGACCACTTCTCCCAGGCCGCGCTGTTCTGGGCGAGCATGACCGCGATCGAACGCGCGCACATCGTCGAGGCGTTCACCTTCGAGCTGAGCAAGTGCTACGAGCAGCCGATCCGCGAACGGATGCTCGGCGTCCTCGCCAACGTCGCCACAGATCTGTGTACGGCGGTCGCGGCGGGACTCGAACTGCCCGCACCCAGCGGAACTCCGACCGCCGACCCGGTACCCTCCCCCGCGCTGTCCCAGATCGTCGACGCCCCCGGGCCGATCGCCGGCCGGGTGATCGGAGTGATCGCGTCCGACGGCGCCGACCTCGCCGGAATCAGCAAGCTGCGCCGAGCCGTCGAGGCCAAGGGCGCCGTACTGCGGATCGTCGCGCCCTCCGGCGGCACGATCAAGCACGGCCGCTCGACCCAGCCGGTCGAGCGCACGTTCCTCACCACCCGATCGATCGAATACGACGCCGTGGTCGTTGCCGCCGGCAACCCGACGCTGGTCGACGGCAGGCTGACCGTCCTGCTGGGCGAACTCTTCCGGCACTGCAAGGTCATCGCCGCCTGGGGCGACGGCGCCGACGTACTCACGGCTGCCGGCATCGACACCACCGCACCCGGGATCGTCGTCGGCGAGACCGTCGCCAAGCCCTACACCACCGAACTCATCACCGCCGTAGGCCTGCACCGAGCCTGGGACCGCTCGGGCCTGACGACCGCGTCATGA
- a CDS encoding NAD(P)-dependent oxidoreductase: protein MVEIALVGAGRIGLPVARHLVAGGHSVRVHDVRAEVEERVTEFGATWGEPLPETAVLVTVLPGSPELGSVMPGLLDRLRPGTIWLDLTSASPALGAELAAAASRHGIDYLEIPVGGGPDAAETGELTLYAGGEPATLDRAEPILRTFARQVHHTGPHGTGYLTKLLVNLLWFNQVVAVGEVLMLGRSGGLDPARLRELLLKGPAASAFIEDVVPRLLVGDQLATFGLDRIVEELESLEHFAGQHEVPAAMTSLVSSVHRDALARFGPVDGELLAIAHLEQTRVDRGTGGEPHLS, encoded by the coding sequence ATGGTTGAGATCGCGCTTGTCGGCGCCGGCCGGATCGGGCTGCCGGTTGCCCGGCACCTCGTCGCCGGCGGACATTCGGTCCGGGTTCACGACGTCCGCGCCGAGGTCGAGGAACGAGTCACGGAGTTCGGTGCGACCTGGGGCGAACCGTTGCCGGAGACCGCTGTCCTCGTCACGGTTCTGCCCGGGAGTCCGGAGTTGGGGTCAGTCATGCCCGGCCTGCTGGACCGCCTCCGCCCGGGAACGATCTGGCTCGACCTGACCAGCGCGTCCCCCGCCCTCGGAGCCGAACTGGCCGCAGCCGCGAGCCGCCACGGCATCGACTACCTGGAGATTCCCGTGGGCGGCGGTCCCGACGCGGCCGAGACAGGTGAACTCACCCTGTATGCCGGCGGCGAACCAGCGACCCTCGACCGGGCCGAACCGATCCTGCGCACGTTCGCCCGGCAGGTGCACCACACCGGTCCGCACGGCACCGGGTACCTGACCAAGCTGCTGGTCAACCTCCTGTGGTTCAACCAGGTCGTTGCCGTCGGTGAGGTCCTGATGCTCGGCCGGAGCGGCGGGCTGGACCCTGCCCGCCTGCGGGAGTTGCTGCTGAAGGGTCCGGCCGCCTCGGCCTTCATCGAGGACGTCGTACCCCGTCTGCTCGTCGGTGACCAGTTGGCGACCTTCGGGCTGGACCGGATCGTCGAGGAACTCGAATCCCTCGAACATTTCGCCGGTCAACACGAAGTACCCGCCGCGATGACCTCGCTGGTCAGCAGCGTGCACCGGGACGCCCTAGCGCGCTTCGGCCCGGTCGACGGCGAGCTCCTCGCGATCGCCCACCTCGAGCAGACCCGTGTAGATCGGGGTACCGGAGGTGAACCGCATCTTTCTTGA
- a CDS encoding LacI family DNA-binding transcriptional regulator — protein sequence MNLAKNVTIKDVAALAGVSIGTVSNYINGTKTVAEATRERIDRAIEETRFVPNRAVRTLRGNRTHTLGLLVPDAANPYFTEIARGVEDVARSRGFVLVYCDTAGDPVRQGVYVRNLAEMRAGGLIIASATAEPPDLGDLESIGTPIVVLGHEGMALTSSAVVVDQHRGGFLAMKHLLDLGHRRVLFAGGPGGDLVLKARYEGAMLAIEAAGEDPGLLQRADAAGRTIRERSELADLITAMRPRPTAVLCGNDMIAIAIVNKLIRDGWSVPGDIAVVGYDDIGEAQLAVVPLTTIRQPAHDIGESAARLLFETSDDPSRPHRQVTFTPELVVRASTIPRS from the coding sequence ATGAACTTGGCGAAGAACGTCACGATCAAGGACGTCGCCGCGCTCGCGGGCGTGTCGATCGGCACGGTGTCGAACTACATCAACGGCACCAAGACGGTGGCCGAGGCGACCCGCGAGCGGATCGACCGCGCGATCGAGGAGACCCGGTTCGTCCCCAACCGCGCCGTCCGCACGCTGCGCGGGAACCGCACGCACACCCTCGGGCTGCTCGTCCCGGACGCCGCGAACCCTTATTTCACGGAGATCGCCCGCGGGGTCGAGGACGTGGCCCGCAGCCGGGGCTTCGTGCTTGTGTACTGCGACACCGCCGGCGACCCGGTCCGTCAGGGCGTCTACGTGCGCAACCTGGCCGAGATGCGGGCCGGCGGCCTGATCATCGCGTCGGCGACCGCGGAGCCGCCGGACCTCGGCGATCTCGAGTCGATCGGTACGCCGATCGTCGTCCTCGGGCACGAAGGTATGGCGCTGACGTCGTCCGCGGTCGTCGTCGATCAGCACCGCGGCGGGTTCCTGGCGATGAAGCACCTGCTGGACCTGGGCCACCGGCGGGTGCTGTTCGCCGGCGGCCCGGGCGGCGATCTCGTCCTGAAGGCGCGCTACGAGGGCGCGATGCTCGCAATCGAGGCAGCCGGAGAGGACCCCGGGCTGCTGCAGCGCGCCGACGCGGCCGGCCGGACGATCCGCGAGCGCAGCGAACTGGCCGACCTCATCACCGCGATGCGACCGCGACCGACGGCGGTCCTCTGCGGCAACGACATGATCGCGATCGCGATCGTCAACAAGCTGATCCGGGACGGCTGGTCGGTTCCCGGCGACATCGCGGTCGTCGGGTACGACGACATCGGCGAGGCACAGCTCGCCGTCGTACCGCTGACCACGATCCGGCAGCCCGCCCACGACATCGGGGAGTCCGCCGCCCGCCTCCTGTTCGAGACCTCGGACGACCCGTCCCGGCCGCATCGGCAGGTCACCTTCACACCGGAGCTCGTGGTCCGCGCGTCCACGATCCCCCGGAGCTAG
- a CDS encoding glycoside hydrolase family 99-like domain-containing protein, whose product MHRPKILAYYFPDWHADPRNAKWFGQDWDEWRLLEAAKPRFDGHRQPRIPLGGRFDEATPAAAEHQIRLAKEYGVDGFLVDYYWYDDGPYLQGALDDGLLAARNSDDITFALMWANHELVDIFPHDDPANDSPQRLKNGAIDRAAFEKLARHVIDTYFARPNYLTIDGRPWLTIYELGNLIIGLGGVEETADALRWFDEQTRQAGFDGLHLDAVIWGVGVLPAAITPDDPAELVRKLGFRSATSYVWVHHADLGRFEFPRAGIGPLREAAFAEYERYAAELDVPFYPNVTVGWDSSPRTAQDREFVRGRYPWTTTFDPSPEEFKEGLLAAKSFLERHGQPHPIITVNAWNEWTEGSALLPDSHNGYGFLEMIRDVFS is encoded by the coding sequence ATGCATCGACCGAAGATCCTCGCGTACTACTTCCCGGACTGGCACGCCGATCCGCGGAACGCGAAGTGGTTCGGCCAGGACTGGGACGAGTGGAGACTGCTCGAGGCCGCGAAGCCACGCTTCGACGGCCATCGGCAACCTCGCATTCCGCTCGGCGGTCGATTCGACGAGGCGACCCCGGCCGCGGCGGAACATCAGATCCGGCTCGCGAAGGAGTACGGCGTCGACGGCTTCCTCGTCGACTACTACTGGTACGACGACGGGCCTTATCTGCAAGGCGCTCTCGACGACGGTCTGCTCGCCGCGCGGAACAGCGACGACATCACGTTCGCGTTGATGTGGGCGAACCACGAGCTGGTCGACATCTTCCCGCACGACGATCCGGCCAACGATTCTCCGCAGCGGCTCAAGAACGGCGCGATCGACCGCGCCGCCTTCGAGAAGCTGGCCCGGCACGTCATCGACACGTACTTCGCCCGCCCGAACTACCTCACGATCGACGGCCGGCCCTGGCTGACGATCTACGAGCTGGGCAACCTGATCATCGGTCTCGGTGGCGTCGAGGAGACAGCGGACGCGCTGCGGTGGTTCGACGAGCAGACCCGGCAGGCCGGGTTCGACGGACTTCATCTGGATGCGGTGATCTGGGGCGTCGGCGTACTCCCCGCGGCGATCACACCCGACGATCCGGCCGAGCTGGTGCGGAAGCTCGGTTTCCGGTCCGCGACGTCGTACGTGTGGGTGCATCATGCCGACCTCGGCCGGTTCGAGTTCCCGCGCGCCGGGATCGGGCCGCTGCGGGAGGCCGCGTTCGCGGAGTACGAGCGGTACGCCGCGGAACTCGACGTACCGTTCTACCCGAATGTGACGGTCGGGTGGGACTCGTCGCCGCGGACCGCCCAGGATCGGGAGTTCGTCCGCGGACGGTATCCATGGACGACGACGTTCGATCCGTCGCCCGAGGAGTTCAAGGAAGGGCTGCTGGCGGCGAAGTCGTTCCTCGAACGCCACGGTCAACCGCACCCGATCATCACCGTGAACGCGTGGAACGAGTGGACGGAGGGCTCGGCGCTGCTCCCCGACAGCCACAATGGCTACGGGTTCCTCGAGATGATCCGGGATGTATTCAGCTAG
- a CDS encoding carbohydrate ABC transporter permease, which yields MFQFQRLPGRVLSQMLVLIALVVLVIPLVLIVKESLGGEGLTNYTVVLSSTPFLRFFANSLIVSVSTVVLVMFLGLSASYGFAVLRPRGSRIGAVVILTGLALPAIALVVPLYYVIQAIGLLDTYWSVIIPLTVISIPFGVLVSSNYIRGLPAELYEAGRLDGANSWQFFWQILVPICRPILSVVAIFTFLAAWNEYLLPLLFIQSTDLQVLTQVPTYFQSERLVDTPKIFAANILISLPVVVVFVVLQKTFRTGISAGAVK from the coding sequence ATGTTCCAGTTCCAGAGACTGCCGGGACGCGTGCTCAGCCAGATGCTCGTGCTCATCGCGCTCGTGGTGCTCGTGATCCCGCTCGTGCTCATCGTGAAGGAATCCCTGGGGGGCGAGGGGCTCACCAACTACACGGTGGTCCTGTCGTCGACACCGTTCCTGCGATTCTTCGCGAACAGCCTGATCGTCTCGGTGTCGACGGTCGTCCTCGTGATGTTCCTCGGCCTCAGCGCGTCGTACGGGTTCGCCGTACTGCGGCCGCGTGGTTCGAGGATCGGCGCCGTCGTCATCCTGACCGGGCTCGCGCTGCCCGCGATCGCCCTCGTCGTCCCGTTGTACTACGTCATCCAGGCGATCGGGCTGCTCGATACCTACTGGTCGGTGATCATCCCGCTGACGGTGATCTCGATACCGTTCGGGGTACTTGTCAGCAGCAACTACATTCGCGGCCTGCCGGCCGAGCTGTACGAGGCCGGCCGGCTCGACGGCGCGAACTCGTGGCAGTTCTTCTGGCAGATCCTAGTGCCGATCTGCCGGCCGATCCTTTCGGTGGTCGCGATCTTCACGTTCCTCGCCGCGTGGAACGAGTACCTGCTGCCGTTGCTGTTCATCCAGTCGACCGATCTGCAGGTGCTGACCCAGGTCCCGACGTACTTCCAGAGTGAGCGACTGGTCGACACCCCGAAGATCTTCGCCGCGAACATCCTGATCTCGCTGCCGGTCGTGGTGGTTTTCGTCGTCCTGCAGAAGACCTTCCGTACCGGCATCTCGGCCGGCGCGGTCAAATGA